One stretch of Paraburkholderia fungorum DNA includes these proteins:
- the fliJ gene encoding flagellar export protein FliJ translates to MAKHFPIKTLIGLAQDDVDAAAQRLGRAQRERNDVEAQLNALIQYRDEYHSRFNATAQTGMPAGNMRNFQAFIDTLDAAIEQQRRLLTTATARVEAAKPDWQRQKQKLGSYEVLQARGEAAEAKTVARRDQRDADEHAARILRMRTEGV, encoded by the coding sequence ATGGCGAAGCACTTTCCGATCAAGACGCTTATCGGCCTTGCGCAGGACGACGTGGACGCTGCCGCACAACGACTGGGCCGCGCGCAGCGCGAGCGCAACGATGTCGAAGCCCAGCTCAACGCGCTGATCCAGTACCGCGACGAATACCACTCGCGTTTTAACGCGACCGCGCAGACCGGCATGCCGGCAGGCAATATGCGCAATTTTCAGGCATTCATCGACACGCTCGACGCCGCCATCGAACAGCAGCGCAGGCTGCTGACGACGGCCACAGCGCGGGTCGAAGCGGCCAAGCCCGACTGGCAGCGTCAGAAGCAGAAGCTTGGCTCGTATGAGGTGTTGCAGGCGCGCGGCGAAGCTGCCGAAGCGAAAACCGTTGCGCGGCGCGATCAACGCGACGCCGACGAACATGCCGCGCGGATTCTGCGGATGCGCACGGAAGGCGTCTGA
- a CDS encoding flagellar hook-length control protein FliK has product MSLFSQIGSLLGSTTNQSASAAATAAANAIPFSQTLQQSIVQQNSAAQSQQQASASTASSASSSTSSSSQAAASQASSSSVHDAPPPADSSTQSASDASSSDQQSSGTTSASSAGSSGAADSTQASNGKTGATHPAKNGNTASATDAATAAASAAAQAQAQAQAQADAANATAQNADDSDTTLADAAAALAGAGTTTTATATTGATTGKKTATDPKSVQDALQAALSALTSGQGAVSAQALAAGAAANAKPEGTATGGLSGSADGKTLMSGLLGEGKGSSAKSALTAATTAAATALADPTAGKSSLDALAAAAANGSQADNLATFKSAADAATAAQAAAQAAASAAGTTTAVQSTGNASAADAANALTPQVGTNDWEDALSQKVVFLSNAHSQSAELTLNPKDLGPLQVVLQVADNHAHALFVSQHQSVREAVEAALPKLREAMESNGIGLGSASVSDGFAGQSSGQQYANSGQSSGKSSGNRGSIAGVDAADTETVANVPVRKTVGLVDTFA; this is encoded by the coding sequence ATGTCGCTTTTTTCACAGATCGGCTCGTTACTCGGCTCGACCACCAACCAGTCGGCGAGCGCCGCCGCAACCGCCGCCGCGAACGCGATTCCGTTCTCGCAGACCTTGCAGCAGAGCATCGTTCAGCAGAACAGCGCGGCGCAGAGCCAGCAGCAGGCTTCGGCGTCGACGGCTTCTTCGGCCTCTTCTTCCACGTCGTCTTCGTCGCAGGCGGCCGCCTCGCAGGCGTCTTCGTCGAGCGTGCATGACGCACCGCCGCCGGCCGATTCGTCGACCCAAAGCGCGAGCGACGCGAGCAGCAGCGATCAGCAGAGTAGTGGCACGACGTCGGCGTCGTCCGCTGGGTCGTCGGGCGCTGCGGACAGCACGCAGGCCTCGAACGGCAAAACCGGCGCGACGCATCCGGCGAAAAACGGCAATACCGCGAGCGCGACCGATGCAGCGACCGCAGCAGCGTCCGCTGCCGCGCAGGCCCAGGCCCAGGCGCAAGCCCAGGCTGACGCCGCGAACGCGACCGCACAGAACGCGGACGACTCCGACACGACGCTGGCCGACGCCGCAGCAGCGCTGGCCGGCGCAGGCACGACCACGACGGCAACGGCGACGACCGGCGCAACCACCGGCAAGAAAACCGCGACCGATCCCAAATCTGTTCAGGACGCTTTGCAGGCCGCGCTTTCCGCGCTGACCAGCGGCCAGGGCGCGGTATCGGCGCAGGCGCTGGCGGCCGGCGCGGCGGCGAACGCCAAGCCCGAGGGAACTGCGACCGGCGGCCTGAGTGGATCGGCTGATGGCAAGACGCTGATGTCCGGCTTGCTCGGCGAGGGCAAGGGATCGAGCGCGAAGTCCGCGCTGACGGCCGCGACGACGGCTGCCGCGACGGCACTGGCAGACCCGACCGCCGGCAAATCATCGCTGGACGCGTTGGCGGCGGCCGCTGCCAACGGCTCGCAGGCAGACAACCTCGCGACCTTCAAGAGCGCCGCCGACGCCGCGACCGCCGCGCAGGCGGCAGCACAAGCCGCTGCGAGCGCGGCGGGCACGACAACGGCAGTCCAGAGCACCGGCAACGCCAGCGCGGCCGATGCCGCCAACGCGTTGACTCCGCAGGTCGGCACGAATGATTGGGAAGACGCGTTGAGCCAGAAGGTGGTGTTTCTGTCGAACGCGCACTCGCAGAGTGCCGAACTGACATTGAACCCGAAGGATCTCGGACCGTTGCAGGTTGTGTTGCAGGTCGCCGACAACCATGCCCATGCGTTGTTCGTGTCGCAGCACCAGTCCGTGCGCGAAGCCGTCGAAGCCGCGCTGCCGAAGTTACGCGAAGCGATGGAATCGAACGGAATTGGCCTGGGAAGCGCGAGCGTGAGCGACGGCTTCGCTGGCCAGAGCAGCGGCCAGCAGTACGCCAATTCCGGCCAGTCGAGCGGCAAATCCAGCGGTAATCGCGGATCGATAGCCGGCGTCGACGCGGCCGACACCGAAACCGTGGCAAACGTCCCAGTCCGCAAAACCGTGGGCCTGGTCGACACATTCGCATGA
- the fliL gene encoding flagellar basal body-associated protein FliL: MATTTAPQQTASASPGPMKRIILIVLIAIIAAGAAGAGVWFFMAKRAPAATAAEAPPPPAPLFFPLESMTVNLQSDDGQQHFLRIGLTLKLTDPKVQQELTDHMPELRSRILLALSNHHPDDLAPLDGKRALATELQTLIEQPTDKGAPPVHVNDVLFTEFVVQ; encoded by the coding sequence ATGGCAACCACCACCGCACCTCAGCAGACCGCGTCCGCCTCGCCGGGCCCGATGAAGCGCATCATCCTGATCGTTCTCATTGCGATCATCGCCGCTGGAGCCGCTGGCGCTGGCGTGTGGTTCTTCATGGCCAAACGCGCGCCGGCAGCCACGGCGGCCGAAGCACCGCCGCCGCCCGCGCCGCTGTTCTTCCCGCTCGAATCGATGACGGTGAACCTGCAATCGGACGACGGCCAGCAGCATTTCCTGCGCATCGGCCTGACGCTCAAGCTGACGGACCCGAAGGTCCAGCAGGAACTGACCGATCACATGCCGGAACTGCGCAGCCGCATCCTGCTCGCGCTGTCGAACCATCACCCGGACGATCTCGCGCCGCTCGACGGCAAGCGCGCGCTCGCCACCGAGCTGCAAACATTGATCGAACAGCCGACCGACAAGGGCGCACCGCCGGTCCACGTCAACGACGTGCTGTTCACCGAATTTGTCGTGCAGTGA
- the fliM gene encoding flagellar motor switch protein FliM — MGHEEFMSQEEVDALLKGVTGESDSVAEQNDGQGVRPYNIATQERIVRGRMPGLEIINDRFARLLRVGIFNFMRRSAEISVGPVKVQKYSEFTRNLPIPTNLNLVHVKPLRGTSLFVFDPNLVFFVVDNLFGGDGRFHTRVEGRDFTATEQRIIMKLLNLTFEHYTASWKSVKPLQFEYMRSEMHTQFANVATPNEIVIVTQFSIEFGTTGGTLHICMPYSMIEPIRAELSSPIQGEAMDVDRRWVRVLSQQVQAAEVELTADLAQVPVTFEQILNMRKGDVLPINIPEHITAKVDGVPVMECGYGIFNGQYALRVQKMISAADTMKEGGYE, encoded by the coding sequence ATGGGCCACGAAGAGTTCATGTCCCAGGAGGAGGTCGATGCCCTCCTCAAGGGCGTCACTGGCGAGTCCGACTCGGTTGCCGAGCAAAACGACGGCCAGGGCGTACGCCCCTACAACATCGCGACGCAGGAACGGATCGTTCGCGGCCGGATGCCCGGCCTCGAAATCATCAACGACCGCTTCGCGCGTCTGTTGCGCGTCGGCATCTTCAACTTCATGCGTCGTTCGGCGGAAATCTCCGTCGGCCCGGTGAAGGTGCAGAAGTACAGCGAATTTACCCGCAACCTGCCGATCCCGACCAACCTGAACCTGGTCCACGTGAAGCCGCTGCGCGGCACGTCGCTGTTCGTGTTCGACCCGAACCTGGTGTTCTTCGTGGTCGACAACCTGTTCGGCGGCGACGGGCGTTTCCATACGCGGGTCGAAGGGCGCGATTTCACGGCGACCGAGCAGCGCATCATCATGAAGCTGCTCAATCTGACGTTCGAGCACTACACGGCGTCGTGGAAAAGCGTGAAGCCGTTGCAGTTCGAATACATGCGTTCGGAAATGCACACGCAGTTCGCGAACGTCGCGACGCCGAACGAAATCGTCATCGTCACGCAGTTCTCGATCGAGTTCGGCACGACCGGCGGCACGCTGCACATCTGCATGCCGTACTCGATGATCGAGCCGATCCGCGCCGAGTTGTCGTCGCCGATCCAGGGCGAGGCGATGGACGTGGACCGCCGCTGGGTGCGGGTGCTGTCGCAGCAGGTGCAGGCAGCCGAAGTGGAACTGACCGCCGATCTGGCGCAAGTGCCGGTCACGTTCGAGCAGATCCTGAACATGCGCAAAGGCGATGTTCTGCCGATCAACATCCCCGAGCACATCACCGCGAAAGTCGACGGTGTGCCGGTGATGGAGTGCGGCTACGGAATTTTCAATGGTCAGTACGCGTTGCGGGTCCAGAAAATGATCAGCGCAGCCGACACGATGAAGGAAGGTGGATATGAGTGA
- the fliN gene encoding flagellar motor switch protein FliN, protein MSDLNAKPEAEAAAGEPQLAAGAVSTEDDDAMADWASALAEQNDNPEVSASTAGVFQPLSKVEPTSTRNDIDMILDIPVQMTVELGRTKIAIRNLLQLAQGSVVELDGMAGEPMDVLVNGCLIAQGEVVVVNDKFGIRLTDIITPSERIRKLNR, encoded by the coding sequence ATGAGTGACCTGAACGCAAAACCCGAAGCCGAAGCGGCCGCAGGTGAGCCGCAACTGGCCGCCGGTGCGGTCAGTACGGAAGACGACGACGCAATGGCCGACTGGGCCAGCGCACTCGCCGAACAGAACGACAACCCGGAAGTCAGCGCCTCGACGGCGGGTGTGTTCCAGCCGCTGTCGAAGGTCGAGCCGACCTCGACGCGCAACGACATCGACATGATCCTGGACATTCCCGTCCAGATGACCGTCGAACTCGGCCGCACGAAGATCGCGATCCGCAACCTGCTGCAACTCGCGCAGGGTTCGGTGGTGGAACTGGACGGCATGGCCGGTGAACCGATGGACGTGCTGGTGAACGGCTGCCTGATCGCCCAGGGCGAAGTGGTGGTGGTGAACGACAAGTTCGGTATCCGTCTGACCGACATCATCACGCCGTCTGAACGTATCCGGAAGTTGAATCGATGA
- the fliO gene encoding flagellar biosynthetic protein FliO, whose translation MKRVAGRAMPNVSRDISTVLLRVAFTAISPAALFAPLAARAADLNAVNNAAKIASGVGAGTAVPALGVGAVLQTVVGLLIVIAVVFGCAWLARRFGLQPGSRGGLVKTIGGASLGGKERVAVVEIGDTWLVLGAAPGNVRLLHTMPAGSASADAVSIGGQSPQGAALPGTFGQRFRDALKGEVGKRFNAQGGGDR comes from the coding sequence ATGAAACGCGTTGCCGGTCGCGCCATGCCGAACGTTTCGCGCGATATCTCCACTGTGCTGCTGCGCGTCGCTTTCACGGCGATCTCACCGGCAGCGCTTTTCGCACCGCTAGCCGCGCGGGCCGCCGACCTCAACGCGGTCAACAACGCCGCGAAAATCGCGTCGGGTGTCGGCGCGGGCACGGCTGTCCCGGCGCTCGGCGTCGGCGCGGTGCTGCAGACGGTGGTCGGTCTGCTGATCGTGATCGCGGTGGTGTTCGGCTGCGCGTGGCTCGCACGACGCTTCGGCTTGCAGCCGGGCAGTCGCGGCGGTCTGGTGAAGACCATCGGCGGGGCATCGCTTGGTGGCAAGGAGCGTGTCGCGGTCGTCGAGATCGGCGATACGTGGCTCGTGCTCGGCGCGGCGCCCGGCAATGTGCGGCTGCTGCACACCATGCCGGCCGGCTCCGCTTCGGCGGATGCGGTTTCGATCGGCGGACAGTCGCCGCAGGGCGCAGCGTTGCCCGGCACCTTCGGACAACGCTTTCGCGACGCGCTGAAAGGCGAAGTTGGCAAACGTTTCAACGCGCAAGGCGGCGGGGACCGGTAA